In Nerophis ophidion isolate RoL-2023_Sa linkage group LG02, RoL_Noph_v1.0, whole genome shotgun sequence, one DNA window encodes the following:
- the gins2 gene encoding DNA replication complex GINS protein PSF2 — MDASEVEFLAEKEMVKIIPNFNLDKLYLIGGDLGPFNPGLPLDVPVWLALNLKQRQKCRVVPPDWMDVEKLEDMREVERKEDTFTPVPSPYYMELTKLLLNHASDNIPKADEIRTLVKDIWDTRLAKLRLSADSFISQQEAHAKLDNLTLMEINTIRGFLLESLNCMYKLRSNLQPGSSKDY; from the exons ATGGACGCTTCGGAGGTCGAGTTCCTCGCCGAGAAGGAGATGGTGAAGATAATACCCAATTTTAATCTCGACAAGTTATATTTAATCGGG GGAGATTTGGGTCCTTTTAACCCCGGCCTGCCCCTGGACGTGCCTGTGTGGCTGGCACTCAACCTGAAACAGAGGCAGAAGTGTAGAGTCGTTCCTCCTGACTGGATGGATGTTG AGAAACTTGAGGACATGCGGGAGGTGGAGAGGAAGGAGGATACCTTCACGCCGGTCCCCAGTCCGTACTACATGGAGCTGACCAAGCTGCTGTTGAACCA CGCTTCCGACAACATCCCCAAAGCTGACGAGATCCGCACGCTGGTCAAAGACATCTGGGACACGCGCCTCGCTAAACTCCGCCTGTCTGCTGACAGCTTCATCAGTCAGCAGGAAGCTCATGCTAAG CTGGACAACTTGACTTTGATGGAGATCAACACCATCAGAGGGTTCCTCCTGGAGTCGCTCAACTGCATGTACAAGCTACGCTCCAACCTGCAGCCGGGGTCCAGTAAGGACTATTGA